The genome window TACAGTGTTAAGCTGCAAGAAGGTTATAGGTAGTAAAATCTTTCATATTGTCAATTAACATAAGGAGAATATCTTATGATAGAGAATGAAGAACAAACAGATATTTTTAATTTAGCAATAAAGAAGCTCTGCAAACTTAATAATATTTCTCCAAGGAAACCGAGATTTGAACTCATTGACAACTTAGTTGTGATAAATAATAAAAACCACTTAAAAGATGGCGTAGATTCCGACTGTTTTTTCATATTGAACTGGGTATACCAAATAATAGCCTCATTAGGAATAAAGTTTCGTCAACAATTAATGCTCTTTCCGAACTCGAGGAGAGTGGCTAGTATAGCTGTTTCTTTTAAAAAGAAGGATTATGATACTTTAAATAGAAATTTAAGGGAAGGAAACATTCCTATTTAATAAAAATATATCCAAACTTAGTGAAACTAAATGCTCCCATAAACGTATGTATAAATATATAAAAAATAACGTTTGAACGGAATTCAAACAACGAAACTAAGTTAGCTGATAGGGGAAAAAATGAATAAAGTTGCAATCTTGATAATCGTTGGCATACTACTACTTATGACAGGAATTTACGTATCTGCTTTTCTATCCGCAAATTGGGTAATGATTGGTACAGCACTCACTGTTGTAGGAGGCATTATGACGGGCGGGAGCTCATACTTCCTAATAAATACAAAAAAATAGCCAGATACCTCAATTCCAGAAGAAAATGCCGATTGACAAAGGGGACAAAATGCCTACTAACAAAGGGGACAAAAATGCCTACTAACAAAGGGAATAAACATCCCAAATTGGAAAACTATTTAATATATGGAATGATTTTTGGATTATTAGCTGGTTCTTTATTAGGTACATTTGCAATGATTTCAGGGCATGTATTTATAGCAATAGGCAGCTACGGAGCAGGAGCTGCTTTAGGAATGCTGGTAGGTACCTTATTATATACCATTAAAAAAGGGCGTAGCTAAATAAAATTTATATTCACTGGAAGAGAAAGCAATTATTCCAATTAGAAATAAGTTTTCTCATCAATTCTTAGATAACTATTGAATATTTGTAAATTAACGGAGGTAACTTTAGTGGAAGATTGTTTAATATGCAATCGGATAGAAATGATTAAAAAAGGAACCAATAAGTATTTCGTCAAAGAACTGGAAACAGGTTATATCGTTATTGGTGATCATCAATATTTTAAGGGCTATACATTATTCCTTTGTAAAGAACATAAAAATGAGTTGCATGAGTTGGATAGTGATTTTAAAGAAAAGTTTCTTGTCGAAATGAGTAGGGTATCAGAAGCAGTATATAAAGCATTTAAGCCTATCAAATTAAATTATGAGCTTTTAGGAAATGGTGATTCTCACATGCACTGGCACATATTCCCAAGGAGCGAACAAGAACCTAATCCAACCCACCCAGTATGGTGGACACCTAGAGACCAAATGTATGCTGAGAATGTGAAACCAAATGCTGAAGAACTATCTGCAATGAAAAAATTATTAGTAAGTGAATTAGATAAGATAATGACGTCATACTAAAAACGAAAACCTGCAAAGAGAAATTAGCACACATAATTTCTCTTTTTTGTTTGGAATAACAAATAGATCTTTCCACTTGAATTTATGATTGAGATATAATCTAAAACCCATTTTAGCGTTATCTTCCAATGATCTTCCTTTTATGTTAATCCACTTTCGCAATTTATCATTCAACAAAATCTTCCCTAAAGACAAGTTTCTTTCTTGACGTGGATGCTATTGTGTGACAAAATAAACTACCGAACGGTTGGTAGTTATATAGGGGAGGTAATTAATTTGAATAAATATTGGATGATGGTTTTTAGTGCTGGAATCGTCGAGGTGGCATGGGTTTCAGGCTTAAAACATGCATCAAATCTTTGGGAATGGAGTGGAACCATTTTCGCAATTGCTATTAGTTTTTATCTAATGATATATACGACAAGATATTTGCCAATTGGAACAGTTTACGCTGTATTTACAGGATTGGGAACTGCTGGAACAGTGATCGCAGAAATAGTTTTATTTAATGAACCAATTAACATAGCAAAAATAATATTGATGCTTGTATTACTAATTGGGGTAATTGGTTTGAAAATAGTAACAGATGAAGCAGCAAATCAAGAGGAGGCTTGAATAGATGGCATGGTTAGCTTTAATTGCAGCAGGTTGTTGTGAGATAATTGGCGTTATAAATATTAAAAGATTAACGATGAAAAAGTGGGATGCTTTCCTTTATTTAATCATTGGGTTTATGTGCAGCTTTGCCTTGTTATCTTATGCAATGAAAACTATATCAATGGGAACGGCATATGGTGTATGGACAGGAATTGGTACAGTTGGTTCTGCTCTATTAGGGATGTTTGTATATGGAGAACCAAAGGATGGCAAAAGAATTTTATTTATATCGATGATACTTGTTGCAGCTGTAGGTTTAAAACTAATCTCGTAAAGGAGAGAGTCCGATGAAAAAAGAAGAAATAAAAAAAGCGGCAATTAAGTTCTTTTTGCAAAATGGCTTTGAAGGAGCCTCTCTTTCAGAAATTGCTGAGGAAGCTGGGATAAAGAAAGCTTCTATTTATTCTCATTTTAAAGGGAAAGATGAATTATTTCTTGAAGTATTAAGGGAAGCAAAAGCAGAAGAGATAAAACGCAAAGCGTATTTTTTTGAAAAAAAAGACAGTCATAATCCCGAAACTTTTCTTTACGAATATTTACTATACACAAAAGAATTGTTCCAAGAAAATGAAATGTTGAAGTTTTGGCTAAGAATGGGATTTTTCCCACCCTTACATTTATATGATGTCATCCAAAGAGAGGTTTTTGAAGCAGAGCAATTTCAAGAAGAACTAATTGGCCAAAAAAGCAGCAAATGGATCAAACATAGCCAAATTCATGTAAAAGATACAAACACTTTTAACCTAGCATTCACAGGGATCATCATGGCTATTATGGTAGAAATAGTTTATTTTCATTCGGAAAAAAGAGTAGATGATAAGCTAGAAGCTTTGTGGGAAGTTTTTTGGAAGGGGGTTTCCAGTTAAATAAGAAAGGAGGGGAAATTATTGCAAAAAAACATTATCATGCATATCCCATTAAATGCACGATAATGATTTTTGCTCCATCGAACCAAAGAATATTGGAGCCAACATGAGATGTGGATTTTAAGCCTCACCAAATCCTACTGCGAATGCTAATAATGTAAAAAACACACCTGCTGCCCCATTTAAAAGCACTCCAAGAATAATATTGCTCCATTTTTTCGAAAAAATAGCAAAGATAATGCCCGAAAGAGATAAAATAGGGAATAGCAAGAAGAAAATTCCTGCGTTTTTGGTGCTGAGAAATAAGGATAATATAATACAAATACCTACCATAAGTAGCGACAACCATCCATTTTTAGTCATTTAAAGCACTCCATTCATTTGTCGTAGTAATTGTATTATACAATATAATCAAATGAAGATGGGGTTTATTACCATTTTCTGGATAGCTAATACTAGCTTTTTAAATCAGGTGATGCGTATAATTCTATAACTATTTTGGCAGTTGTAGCATTATTTTTTTTATCTAAAGCAAAAACGAAAGAAAATATGTGAAAATACTAGAAAGTCTTGCCCAAAGTTTAGGAATACTCGGGAATTTTCTCCTCTTAACCTACTAAGCACTATGATTTTTTAAAACTTTCGTCATTACAGTAAAAATC of Niallia circulans contains these proteins:
- a CDS encoding DMT family transporter, encoding MAWLALIAAGCCEIIGVINIKRLTMKKWDAFLYLIIGFMCSFALLSYAMKTISMGTAYGVWTGIGTVGSALLGMFVYGEPKDGKRILFISMILVAAVGLKLIS
- a CDS encoding HIT family protein translates to MEDCLICNRIEMIKKGTNKYFVKELETGYIVIGDHQYFKGYTLFLCKEHKNELHELDSDFKEKFLVEMSRVSEAVYKAFKPIKLNYELLGNGDSHMHWHIFPRSEQEPNPTHPVWWTPRDQMYAENVKPNAEELSAMKKLLVSELDKIMTSY
- a CDS encoding TetR/AcrR family transcriptional regulator, whose product is MKKEEIKKAAIKFFLQNGFEGASLSEIAEEAGIKKASIYSHFKGKDELFLEVLREAKAEEIKRKAYFFEKKDSHNPETFLYEYLLYTKELFQENEMLKFWLRMGFFPPLHLYDVIQREVFEAEQFQEELIGQKSSKWIKHSQIHVKDTNTFNLAFTGIIMAIMVEIVYFHSEKRVDDKLEALWEVFWKGVSS
- a CDS encoding DMT family transporter yields the protein MNKYWMMVFSAGIVEVAWVSGLKHASNLWEWSGTIFAIAISFYLMIYTTRYLPIGTVYAVFTGLGTAGTVIAEIVLFNEPINIAKIILMLVLLIGVIGLKIVTDEAANQEEA